The following proteins are co-located in the Apium graveolens cultivar Ventura chromosome 5, ASM990537v1, whole genome shotgun sequence genome:
- the LOC141660154 gene encoding uncharacterized protein LOC141660154, which produces MAKWSIHLSMYEITYESRTAIKSQALADFVADFSPNLLCQADQELQHLISIVKVQPWSLYTDGASNINGTGLGLVLKLPHGDTLVYSICCEFKATNNEYEYEALIIGMTTTLDLNIVHLEVKCDSLLIVNHVKGTYEAKDNKMMKYLEIVKRLQSKFDSFTKQQVPREENIQADALEGNGAVSRQMNISNIPIIHILKPTMEMNEEKYSVMDIEEGECYGWMIKYNEFFSKDISFNNKNEATTFKMKASRFCLIDGILFKKSVSGLLQICLEKEEYEQVLRDIHERDCGNHTGGRNLLCKILRMGYYWHMVKQDVIDYV; this is translated from the coding sequence ATGGCAAAATGGTCAATACATCTGAGCATGTACGAAATTACTTACGAATCGCGAACAGCCATCAAGTCCCAAGCATTAGCTGATTTTGTGGCCGACTTCAGTCCTAACCTATTATGTCAGGCAGATCAGGAACTTCAACACTTAATTTCTATTGTGAAGGTGCAGCCCTGGTCTCTATACACAGATGGTGCGTCCAACATCAATGGGACAGGCCTAGGATTAGTACTGAAATTGCCACACGGGGATACCTTGGTGTATTCTATATGCTGTGAGTTTAAAGCAACGAATAACGAATATGAATATGAGGCATTGATAATCGGTATGACGACAACTCTGGACTTGAACATAGTACACTTGGAAGTCAAATGTGACTCTTTACTCATTGTGAATCATGTGAAGGGAACTTATGAAGCTAAGGATAACAAGATGATGAAGTACCTGGAAATCGTCAAGAGGCTACAAAGTAAATTCGATTCTTTTACGAAACAACAAGTTCCAAGGGAAGAAAACATTCAAGCAGACGCCTTGGAAGGAAATGGAGCAGTATCTCGACAAATGAACATCTCGAACATCCCTATTATACATATTCTGAAACCAACTATGGAGATGAATGAGGAAAAATATTCTGTCATGGATATAGAGGAAGGAGAATGTTATGGTTGGATGATAAAGTACAATGAGTTCTTCTCAAAAGACATCTCATTTAACAATAAAAATGAAGCTACGACATTCAAGATGAAGGCGTCCAGGTTTTGTTTGATTGACGGCATACTATTCAAAAAATCTGTTAGTGGCTTGTTACAGATATGTCTAGAAAAAGAAGAATATGAACAAGTTTTACGAGATATACACGAAAGAGACTGTGGAAACCATACGGGAGGAAGGAACTTGTTGTGTAAGATCCTCAGGATGGGATACTATTGGCATATGGTAAAACAGGATGTTATCGACTACGTTTAA
- the LOC141660153 gene encoding uncharacterized protein LOC141660153, whose translation MASLWKPGRGVYVKALKSNRFIFQFYHEMDIKRVIEGSPWTFGRFQLVFTRMKDGDDPRSLAINNLDLWVQLHGMSPGFMSQRVVQDIGNYIGKSVESDNNNFVGVWREYLRVRVSIPLDKPLKRRTKLRSKKE comes from the coding sequence ATGGCGTCGTTATGGAAACCAGGAAGGGGTGTTTATGTGAAGGCGCTGAAGAGCAACAGATTCATTTTTCAGTTCTATCATGAGATGGACATTAAAAGGGTTATAGAGGGTAGCCCTTGGACTTTTGGTCGGTTCCAGTTAGTATTTACTCGTATGAAGGATGGGGATGATCCTAGGTCGCTGGCCATCAATAATCTGGATTTATGGGTTCAGCTTCATGGAATGAGTCCGGGTTTTATGTCACAAAGAGTAGTTCAGGACATTGGGAATTATATTGGAAAGTCTGTGGAGTCTgataataataattttgttggGGTTTGGAGGGAATATTTGCGAGTTCGAGTGTCTATACCACTGGATAAGCCATTAAAGAGAAGGACGAAACTAAGAAGTAAGAAAGAATGA